The Candidatus Cloacimonadaceae bacterium genome has a segment encoding these proteins:
- a CDS encoding aspartate-semialdehyde dehydrogenase gives MKIAIVGATGEVGRMMLTCLGEQNIVFDELDLFASAKSAGSLLYLEDKAIEVQVLNEKSLLKHYDYVLFSAGAGIALTYAPIALAACSVIIDNSSAFRREPHIPLVVPEVNGDQLEGYTGIIANPNCSTIQMILPLAVLDDLFGLTKVVVSTYQSVSGSGNKGVQTLLNQRKGGSDIGIYSELIDLNVIPQIGGLLDSGYCQEEDKMHHETRKILRNEDLKVVATTVRVPVYYGHCDSVYAEFEQKIELKKAEQALRNSESIVYAQNTYDTPLSIGNSDFSHVSRLRSGADDHSLVFWNVGHNVRLGAATNAVRILIRHAKYSRKM, from the coding sequence ATGAAAATAGCGATTGTCGGCGCCACCGGCGAAGTTGGCAGAATGATGCTCACCTGTTTGGGAGAGCAAAATATTGTCTTTGATGAGCTGGATCTATTTGCCTCCGCGAAATCCGCGGGTAGCCTGCTCTACCTTGAAGACAAGGCGATTGAGGTGCAGGTTTTGAATGAGAAATCGCTGCTCAAACACTATGATTATGTGCTGTTTTCCGCAGGAGCTGGAATCGCGCTCACCTATGCTCCCATCGCGCTTGCCGCCTGTAGTGTGATTATCGACAATTCCTCCGCCTTCCGTCGCGAACCCCATATCCCGCTCGTCGTTCCGGAAGTCAATGGAGACCAGTTGGAAGGCTATACAGGCATCATTGCCAATCCCAATTGTTCCACTATTCAGATGATCCTGCCGCTGGCGGTGTTGGATGATCTTTTTGGATTGACGAAGGTAGTGGTTTCCACCTATCAAAGTGTTTCCGGTTCCGGCAACAAGGGAGTGCAAACGCTGCTCAATCAAAGAAAAGGCGGCTCTGATATCGGCATATATTCCGAATTGATCGATCTGAACGTGATTCCGCAAATCGGTGGACTATTGGATAGCGGCTATTGTCAGGAAGAGGATAAAATGCATCACGAGACGCGCAAGATACTGCGCAATGAGGACTTGAAAGTAGTGGCGACAACAGTGAGAGTCCCCGTGTATTATGGTCATTGCGATAGCGTCTATGCCGAATTTGAGCAAAAGATAGAGCTTAAAAAAGCGGAACAAGCTTTGAGAAATTCCGAATCGATCGTTTATGCCCAGAATACTTATGACACTCCGCTGAGCATCGGAAATAGCGATTTCAGCCATGTGAGCCGTTTACGATCTGGAGCGGATGATCATTCGCTGGTGTTTTGGAACGTGGGGCACAACGTGAGATTGGGAGCAGCCACCAACGCTGTGAGAATCCTCATTCGCCACGCAAAATACTCACGGAAGATGTGA
- a CDS encoding amidohydrolase produces the protein MDLIAIRHALHQLPEIAFEEHQTKAAILAQLKDVDDVVVHEFLSSPGILVEYTVCEGDYRLFRADMDALPITENTACEYQSVHQGMMHACGHDVHMTVLLGLIDHIAKTKPKRNLLFLFQPAEEGKGGAESVLAEGLIQQFPVSEVFALHVGSGLPVGSVSSREGIFFGIPQEFDVRFLGKSAHVAYPEMGVNALQAGVDLINAMKHDIEQLSQTERVIFHIGKMAAGNIRNVIADKCILEGTHRSLRNSVCHHINDLILKNCDAVAEANKAEYEVDFLCSYDPVINDRKLTQELGRLCAENGIEYIEAETAMTGEDFGFFTSRYPGLLFWLGGGCDDALHSDKFLPLDACVDIGVLIFAALATR, from the coding sequence ATGGATCTGATCGCCATACGCCATGCCCTGCATCAATTACCGGAGATCGCTTTTGAGGAACATCAGACCAAGGCTGCAATCCTTGCGCAATTAAAAGATGTTGATGATGTCGTAGTCCACGAGTTTTTAAGCAGCCCCGGCATTTTGGTGGAATACACAGTCTGCGAAGGGGATTACAGACTGTTTCGCGCGGACATGGATGCTCTTCCGATCACTGAAAACACGGCTTGCGAATACCAATCCGTCCATCAGGGAATGATGCACGCCTGCGGACACGATGTGCACATGACTGTGCTTTTGGGATTGATAGATCACATCGCAAAGACCAAGCCCAAACGCAACCTACTTTTTCTTTTCCAACCCGCCGAAGAAGGAAAGGGCGGCGCAGAATCCGTGCTGGCAGAGGGATTGATCCAACAATTTCCCGTGTCCGAAGTCTTTGCCCTACACGTGGGTAGCGGTCTGCCGGTGGGCTCGGTTTCCAGCCGTGAGGGGATATTTTTTGGCATTCCGCAGGAATTTGACGTGAGATTTTTGGGCAAATCAGCACATGTCGCCTATCCGGAAATGGGTGTAAACGCCCTTCAGGCGGGGGTTGATTTGATAAACGCCATGAAACATGATATCGAGCAACTGTCTCAAACTGAGCGCGTTATCTTTCACATTGGAAAGATGGCAGCCGGAAACATCCGCAACGTCATTGCCGATAAATGCATACTGGAAGGGACGCACCGCTCTTTGAGGAACAGCGTTTGCCACCATATAAACGATCTGATTCTGAAAAATTGCGATGCAGTCGCGGAGGCTAACAAGGCTGAATATGAGGTGGATTTTCTGTGCTCCTACGACCCCGTGATCAACGACCGGAAACTGACACAGGAGCTTGGCAGGCTGTGTGCGGAAAACGGTATTGAATACATCGAAGCCGAAACAGCCATGACGGGGGAAGACTTTGGCTTTTTCACCTCGCGCTACCCTGGCTTGCTGTTCTGGTTGGGTGGCGGATGCGACGATGCCTTGCATTCGGACAAGTTTTTGCCCCTTGATGCCTGTGTCGATATCGGGGTTTTGATCTTCGCCGCTTTGGCGACCCGTTAA